The DNA segment CAAGGGTCAGCTGCTGCTCTACACCTCCAGCAGCTACACCCGGGGGCGCGCCGAGTACAGCCTCTACTCCTCGACCAAGGCCGCAATGGTCAACCTCACCCAGGCCCTGGCCGACGAGTGGGCCGGTGACGGCGTCCGCGTCAACTGCGTCAACCCGGAGCGCACCGCCACACCGATGCGGACCAAGGCTTTCGGCCAGGAGCCGGCGGGCAGCCTGCTGTCCTCCGAGGCGGTGGCCCGTACGTCCCTGGACGTGCTGCTCTCCGAGCTCACCGGCCATGTCATCGACGTGCGCCAGCAGGACCCGACGGCGGGCGCCGCCCGTGCCAGCGGTTTCGAACAGGCGCTGGCGTCGGTGCTGGACCGTCAGGACGGCGTGTAATAATCGACTGCAAATAGACTCCGGTAATTCAGGCCTCTGCGGCCTCCCGTTTACGCAGTTCCTGCGCGGGTGTTCGCAGGGGCCTGAATCCGTCGCTCACGAATTACCCACAGGCACAAACCGGCACTCACCCTCCAAGAGCAGGTTTCTCCGTTGATATCCACCGCTATTCGCGTCGCCCGGGTGGGCAGCGCGGCCGAACTGGCCGCGGCGGCCCTCATGATGCTGGGCTTCCCCTGTCTCATGCTGGCCGCGATCGTCCCGAACGTCCCCGCCTTCGCGGCAGCGGCCGCCGTGACGTACCTGGCGGACCACTATCTGCACCGCAGGGGCAGCTACCTGGTCAACCGCCTCAGCAAGGTGCGGGCGGGCCTGTCGATCCGCTTCCTGATCCGGCAGCTGCTGCTGATCCTGCTCCTGGCCCGGATGTCCCTCGCGGACAACCTGATCTACTACGGGGCGATCGCCTGCTTCATCACGTTCTACGGTCTGCAGGCCCCGCACGGTGCGCTGACCACGTTGATCCGCAACCGGCGGCGCATGCCGGTGGCCACCCGCAACGTGGACCTGGCCTCCCGCATCCGGATCCCGGACGCGCCGCCGCGCGCGCTGATGAACCGCGCCGCGGAGAAGATGCTCCACCTCGACCTGGCGGCGGTCGTCGGCATACTCCTCGCCGCCGCCCTCGACTCGGCCGTCATCGGCTTCGCCGGCATCGGCATCACGGTGCTGCTGGGCCTCCTGTACGTGCTGGGCCTGGTGCCCTACGTGCGCGGCCGGCGGATACCGCCGAAGGCCGACCAGGTTCTGGTGGCGGTCGACGACTGGCTGCGCGAGTACCGGCCGCAGACGGTGCTGTACTTCTCCGGCTCCAAGGACTCCGCGTACCAGGTCAACATGTGGCTGGAGACCATGGAGCAGCTGGACACGCGGCCGTTGGTCGTCCTGCGCGAGCGGGTCATACTGAACAACCTGGCCCCCACCACGGTCCCGGTCGTCTGCGTGCCCGGAGGGGTGCACCTGATGAACCTGGACCTGTCCTCGGTGCGGGTCGCGCTGTACGCGGCGAACGTCGGCAAGAACATCCACCTGCTGCGCGTACCGACCATGAAGCACGTCTTCATCGGTCACGGCGACAGCGACAAGCTCGCCAGCGTCAACCCGTTCAGCAAGGTCTACGACGAGGTGTGGACGGCCGGCCGTGCGGGCCGCGACCGCTACGCCATCGCCGACGTCGGCGTCCGTGACGACGACATCGTCGAGGTCGGCCGCCCGCAGCTGGCCCCCATCGAGACCCGGCAGGCCACGGCCGCGGGCTCCGCCGAGGGGCGCTGCCCGACGGTCCTGTACGCCCCCACCTGGGAGGGCTGGGACGACAACCCGGGCAACACCTCGCTCCTGCTGGCCGGTGAGAACATCGTGAAGCGGCTGGTCACGGCCGACCCCGCGGTCCGTGTCCTCTACAAGCCGCACCCCTTCACCGGCACCCGCAGCGCGCAGGCCCTGGCCGCCCACCTGCGGATCACCGCGCTGATCGAGCAGGCCGCCGCCGAGCGCGCCGCCGACCCCCGTCTCACCGCCGACCCGGCGGCGCAGGACCGGGCGCGGGGCGAACTGGCCCGTATCGAGGCCCGGCTGGCCGAACTGACCGGCTCCGCCGACAAGGGCGACGAGGCCGAGGCCAGTCGCGACGGCGTGATCGACGTGGCCCTGCACGAGGAGACCACCCGGCTGCGCGCCGAGTGGGACACCGCGTACTGGAGTTCCTTCCCCGACTGGGAGCACCGCGTCATCACGGGGGCCGAGCCGCGCCTGTACGACTGCTTCAACGTCTCCGACGCGATGGTCTCCGACATCTCCAGCGTCGTCTCCGACTTCATCGCCAGCGGCAAGCCGTACGCCGTCACCGACTCGGCCGGGCTGGGCCTGGAGGAGTTCAAGCGGCAGAACACGGCGGTGCGCGCCGCGGTGATCCTGTCCAACGACGCGGCCCAGCTGGCCGAGCTGCTCGAGGCGGTCCGCACCCCGGAGGCCGACTCCCTGGCCGGAGAGCGGGGCGAGCTCAAGCGCTACCTGCTGGGTCCGGACGAACCGACGTCCATCGACCAGTTCAACGCGGCGGTCGCACAGCTCGCCCGCAAGGCCGAGACGCGCAACCTCGGCCAGGAGTCCCGGACCACGGTCGGCGGCCCGGACGTGGAGCCGGTGGACGCACTGCCCGCACCGTCGGCGTCCGTCACCGGCGAGCCGGACGCCACCGGAGCGAACTGACCGGGGCCGGACACCTGACAGGGCTCGGCCCCCGAGGAGAGACTCCTCGGGGGCCGAGCCCTTTTGCGTCCGAGACCGCCGACAGGTTCCCGCCACACCCGTGTGGTGTAGGCCACTTGAGGGGTGGGTCGAGGCAACCATCCACCTCGAACACACGTCTAACAGGTAGAGAATGAGGCGATACAAAGGGAAATATATCGTAATGAGGGGGAAACGTGACCGTGGCGCAGCCTGATGTCACCGTGGTCATCGGGGCGTACGAAGCGATGCCGTACCTGATCGACTGCCTCGCCTCGGTGGAGGCGCAGACCATCGACCCGGAGCGCGTCGAGGTCGTCGCCGTGGACGACGGCTCGACGGACGGCACGGGGGAGTACCTGGAGGAGTTCACGGACCGCGCGCCCATGCGGGTCACCGTGATCCGGCAGGCGAACTCGGGCGGCCCCAGCGGCCCGCGCAACGTCGGTCTGGGCAGGGCCTCCGGGCGCTACGTGTTCTTCCTGGACGCCGACGACCGGCTGGGCCCCGAGGCCCTCGAGCGGATGGTCGCCATGGCCGACCGGGCCGGCACCGATGTCGTCCTGGGTCGGGTCGAGGGCGTCAACCGCGGCGCCCCGAAGTCGATGTGGGGCCGCACGGTGGAGCGCACCGACGTGCACTCCTCCAACATCATGTTCACCCTCAGTGCGCAGAAGCTGTTCCGCCGCGCCCTGCTGGACCGGCACGGCTTACGGTTCGACGAGTCGCTCTACACCGGTGAGGACGCGCTGTTCACCATGGAGGCGTACCTCAGGGCGGACGGCGTCTCCGTGGTCGCCGACCACACCTGCTACTACCTGGTGGGCCGCGACGACGGCAAGCACGTGACCAAGAGCGGGAGGTACACCCTGAGGTTCGACTCCGCCCGCCTCCTGACGAACCTGATCGCCGACCTCGTCCCCGAGGGCCCGCAGCGTGACCGGCTGATGGTGCGGCCCTTCACCGTCACCCTGCTCCCGCAGTTCGGCCCCCGGTTCCTCAAGGACAGCGACCAGGTGCGGCGGCACAAACTGGAACTGGCGAAGCCGCTGACGGACGCCCACTGGACCGAGGACGTCGCCCAGCACCTGAAGGTCGAGGAACGGCTGCGGCTGCACCTGGTGGCCGAGCAGCGGCTCGGACTCCTCACCGAGACGGTGAAGTTCACGGCGTCGAAGAAGCAGGCGCCGGCCCTGCTGGAGCGGCGGGGCCGGCGCGTCTACCTCGCCTACCCGCACTTCCGCGACCGGGCGGCGGGCATCCCCGACTCCGTCTACCTCGCCGCGCCCCGTGAGGCCCGCGCCTTCCCCGGCTACCGCGAGGGCGGCACGGTCACCGTCCTGCGCCGCGCCGCCCGCCGGGCCCGCCGCCTGCTGGTCCCCGGCGAGAAGGTCACGCCGGAGGGCCCGACCTCGACGGCGGCGTGACGGGCCCCACCGTCTCGGCGTCGGCTGCGGTGGGGGCTCCCGTGCCGGCGTCGGAATCCCGGCGCTGACCGGGCAGGCCGGACAGCAACTCCTCCGCGAGCCGCTGAGAGTGCGGATGCCGCCGTGCCTCGGCCTGTCCACCGTGCGCCCTGCGGTGCAGGGCCGCCGCGTACAGGCCGTGCAGGGCCGCGTTGCAGCGCTCCTGGGACGCCGGCTCGTCGGGTCCCAGCAACCGTAGCTTCAACTCCGCTCGGGTATCGGCCAGTTCGTCCTTCTCCGGGTGCCGGACCGCCTCCAGCAACTCCGGTACCCCGCCCGCGTCCGGGGTCAGCACGGTCGCCGCCGCCGCCGTCGGGAACTCGGCGCGGAAGGCCTCCTCGGACAGCCCGCTGGTGTTCGCCACCGCGTACGGCTTGCCACTGGCGAGGAAGTCGCTGATGACACTGGAGACGTCACTGATCAGCAGGTCGGCGGCGTTGAAGCAGGAGTACAGGGTGGGCCGTACACCCGTGACGATCTGGTGCTCGTCCGCCGGCAGCGACGCCCAGTACGCCTCCTCCCAGGCCGCCGTGGCCCTGGCCACCGCCTCGGCCCGTCCAGGCGGCGGAGCGGACTGGGCCAGCATCCTCTCCACCTGGTCGGCGCCCTCCCGGACCCCGGCCGCCGTGAGCCGGTCCAGCTCCGCCGTGAGCCGCTCCAGCTCCGGGGCGGATCGCTCGGGCCCCGCGGATGCCGCGGGCCGTTCCCGGTTCGCCGCCCGGACCAGCTCCCGGATGCGCCGGTCCGCGGCGCCCGCCGCCGGCTGCACCGAGCCGGTCAGCGGGTGCGGCTTGTACAGCAGCCGCACGGCCGGATCCGCGAGCAGCGCCCGTACGAGGTTCTCCCCGGCCGCGACCACCGAGGTGTTGCCCGGGTTGCCGTCCCAGCCCTCCCAGGTCGGCGCGTACAGCACGGTGGTGCGGGCACCGGCGGCCGGCGGGCCCGACCGGGGGCGCACGGCGTCCAGTTGGGGACGGCCGATCTCCACCACGTCCTTGTCCTCGACCCCGACCGCCGCCCGGGCGTACCGCTCACGTGCCTGCGGACCGGCCACCCACACCTCGTCGTACGCCTTCGCGTACGGGTTGCAGGACGACAGCTTGTCGCTCTCGCCGTGGTTGACGAAGGCGTGCTTGATCGAGGGGATGCGCAGCACCTGCGAGGTCTTGCCGGAGTTCGACGGGTGGATGAGGACCCGCAGCGTGGAGTGTTCGAGCCGCATGAGGGTGGATACCTTCGGCAGGCACACGACGGGAATGTCGGTCGCCGCGATCCTCGCCACCATGAACCGCTCGCGCAGGATGACGACAGGCCGCCCGTCGAGCCTGCTCATCGTCTCCAGCCACATGTTGGCCTGATAGGCCGAGGACACCCCGCCGGAGAAGTACAGGCCGACCGTGGGCCGGTAGTCGGCCAGCCAGGCGTCGAACCAGCCGAGCACCTCCTGCTCGCCCGCCGGACGCCGGGAGGGCAACAGCCGCACCAGCAGCGCGCCCAGTCCCGCCGCCGCGAGTACCACCGACACCGTGATCCCGGCCGCAGCGGGCAGGGGCTCCCCGGTCACCGCCGCCGCGGCCAGGCCGGCGGTCGTGGGCAGGCCGAGGAGCAGCAGCCGGTGGCCGGGCCGGCGCAGCGGCGCGGCGGGAGCGGGGGACAGGCGCAGCGCCGAGGCGTCGATGTTCCGGGTCAACACCGGCGGTGTGCGGGTGCGGCGGACCAGTACGGACACCGCCTGGATCGCGCAGTGCAGCGCGTAGAAGGCGAGCAGACCGGCGACCGGCCACGCGAACTGCTGCTCCCGGCCGTGTTCCCCGAGCCGCAGCAGGCCCACCACCAGGAGCAGATCGCGCAGTACATGACGGACGGTGATGTCCGCGTGCGACTTGGCCAGCAGCGACAGCATGCCGGGCTGCCACCGGTACAGCACGCCCTCGACCGTCAGGGACACGGCGGTCGCGGCGAGCAGCAGCGGGACGTCGGGGAGCAGGGCCCCGGCCGCCTGCGCCACGAAGGCACCGGCCAGGACGGCCGCCACCAGCACCTTGGCGACGAGCGGACGGCCGGACGGACGGGGCGAGGTACGGCACCGGCGGATACTCGCCGTGAGCCGGCGACGGGACCGGGACAGCCGGCCGGACCGGGACGGCCGACCGGATCGGGACAGGGGCAGGGGCACGCGGTCACTCCAGGGTGCGTCGCGGAGACGGACGTCCGGGTTAACGCGTACCGACGTCCGGACGACACGCGCGTGTCCGCAACCTGTGGAGTGACTGTTGACTGCTAGGGCCTGTCCGGCAGATCTGCCGGACAGGCCTCGACGTCCCGGGGGCCCCGAAGGCCTCGAGGAGCCCTACCCGCGCCCGCCCTGGAGGGCTCGTCGCAGCGGGCGGCCCACGACCCGGCGGGCCTTGCGGTACACCGAGCCGGAGGCGGGGGCGACCACGGTGGTCTTCGCGGCGCCGGTCTTGGCCCCCGCCTTGGCCGCGGCCTTGCTCTTCGCCTTGACGGCGGCCAGTTCCTTCTTCAGCCTGGCGTTGTCCGCGCCCAGTTCGCTGACCCGGGTGTGCAGCCAGCCGAAGCGCGCGACGAGCGAGGCCGGGTCGGTGTCGGTCCACGGGCGGACACCGTCGGGGAAGTCCAGCGAGCGCAGCTTCTCCTCGTAGGCCGCGCCACCGTCGCCGTGCGTGAACGTGTTGTCCAGCCCGTTGCGGTCGAGGAACGACGTGAACCGCTCGAACCGTTCGTGGTGGTTGCCGGTGAGCGCCCCGAGGTCGGTCTCCTCGTACAGCCGCGCCGGGTCGATGTCCTCGGGCAGCTTGTCGAGGGTGT comes from the Streptomyces sp. KMM 9044 genome and includes:
- a CDS encoding glycosyltransferase family 2 protein, producing the protein MTVAQPDVTVVIGAYEAMPYLIDCLASVEAQTIDPERVEVVAVDDGSTDGTGEYLEEFTDRAPMRVTVIRQANSGGPSGPRNVGLGRASGRYVFFLDADDRLGPEALERMVAMADRAGTDVVLGRVEGVNRGAPKSMWGRTVERTDVHSSNIMFTLSAQKLFRRALLDRHGLRFDESLYTGEDALFTMEAYLRADGVSVVADHTCYYLVGRDDGKHVTKSGRYTLRFDSARLLTNLIADLVPEGPQRDRLMVRPFTVTLLPQFGPRFLKDSDQVRRHKLELAKPLTDAHWTEDVAQHLKVEERLRLHLVAEQRLGLLTETVKFTASKKQAPALLERRGRRVYLAYPHFRDRAAGIPDSVYLAAPREARAFPGYREGGTVTVLRRAARRARRLLVPGEKVTPEGPTSTAA
- a CDS encoding CDP-glycerol glycerophosphotransferase family protein, with the protein product MISTAIRVARVGSAAELAAAALMMLGFPCLMLAAIVPNVPAFAAAAAVTYLADHYLHRRGSYLVNRLSKVRAGLSIRFLIRQLLLILLLARMSLADNLIYYGAIACFITFYGLQAPHGALTTLIRNRRRMPVATRNVDLASRIRIPDAPPRALMNRAAEKMLHLDLAAVVGILLAAALDSAVIGFAGIGITVLLGLLYVLGLVPYVRGRRIPPKADQVLVAVDDWLREYRPQTVLYFSGSKDSAYQVNMWLETMEQLDTRPLVVLRERVILNNLAPTTVPVVCVPGGVHLMNLDLSSVRVALYAANVGKNIHLLRVPTMKHVFIGHGDSDKLASVNPFSKVYDEVWTAGRAGRDRYAIADVGVRDDDIVEVGRPQLAPIETRQATAAGSAEGRCPTVLYAPTWEGWDDNPGNTSLLLAGENIVKRLVTADPAVRVLYKPHPFTGTRSAQALAAHLRITALIEQAAAERAADPRLTADPAAQDRARGELARIEARLAELTGSADKGDEAEASRDGVIDVALHEETTRLRAEWDTAYWSSFPDWEHRVITGAEPRLYDCFNVSDAMVSDISSVVSDFIASGKPYAVTDSAGLGLEEFKRQNTAVRAAVILSNDAAQLAELLEAVRTPEADSLAGERGELKRYLLGPDEPTSIDQFNAAVAQLARKAETRNLGQESRTTVGGPDVEPVDALPAPSASVTGEPDATGAN